A single region of the Nicotiana sylvestris chromosome 6, ASM39365v2, whole genome shotgun sequence genome encodes:
- the LOC138870547 gene encoding uncharacterized protein, which produces MSNMVGQVLESHKITFYEDELPLEGLGHNRALHITIQYEDYFITRILVDEGSSLNICPLVMLKTLGKGLHEIKEGAINIKAFNGSQRATIGEISLCFQMGPTLFDVEFQVIHVPASYNLLLGRPWIHSAGAMASTLHQAMKFEWNHQEVIIHGDGSNPIYSRQTIQAIGEEES; this is translated from the coding sequence ATGTCCAACATGGTGGGACAAGTGCtagaaagccacaaaatcactttctatgaggacgagctgccacttgaagggttgggtcacaacagaGCCCTGCATATCACCATACAATATGAGGACTATTTCATCACCAGGATCTTGGTAGACGAGGGTTCCAGCCTTAACATCTGTCCTTTGGTAATGCTAAAGACGTTGGGCAAAGGTTTGCATGAGATAAAAGAAGGAGCaatcaacataaaagcttttaaTGGATCCCAGAGAGCCACCATCGGTGAAATCAGCCTATGTTTCCAGATGGGACCAACCTTGTTCGATGTTGAGTTCCAAGTAATACATGTGCCCgcatcttacaacctgctgttgggacgccCTTGGATTCATTCTGCGGGAGCTATGGcttcaacactacatcaggccatgaaatttgaatggaatcaccaagaagtAATCATTCACGGTGATGgaagcaaccccatatacagtcGTCAAACCATTCAGGCAATAGGGGAAGAAGAAAGTTAG